A stretch of the Panicum virgatum strain AP13 chromosome 9N, P.virgatum_v5, whole genome shotgun sequence genome encodes the following:
- the LOC120690769 gene encoding protein trichome birefringence-like 28, with translation MQQRRKSVFASAPFAMKQAALGAGVAARKNGAPLSLAAAVFALFVFATFLYNEDIKSITDFQFTTGAIRAKAPDLHLLQEAEAAAHAAVNTLAKRGEEVIVRVLEAPAAAGALARQGAANTTAGAMANAANAAKANANAVDVVQEKERDVTLPTVTGGGGADEARRRADEEAAEKASSAKAAAATAALRTVVSVPETCDLYRGSWVYDEMNAPVYKEGGCEFLTEQVTCMRNGRRDDSYQKWRWQPTDCDLPRFDARLLLERLRNKRLMFVGDSLNRNQWESMVCLVQSVIPAGKKTLTKFVNGGSSNVFRAHEYNATVEFYWAPFLVESNSDNPKVHSVPDRVIQWHAIAKHARNWLGVDYLVFNTYIWWLNTLDIKVLKGSFDQGSTEYVEVDRPVAYKEVLKTWAKWVDRNIDPNKTTVFFMGMSPNHITPEAWGNQGGIKCAMETLPITNRSASLDVGTDWRLYAGAQEVLPTLRRVPVHFVDITALSELRKDAHTSVHTLRQGKLLTPEQQADPKTYADCIHWCLPGLPDTWNQFLYARIASSPWPADAQAQQ, from the exons ATGCAGCAGCGGCGCAAGTCGGTGTTCGCGTCGGCGCCGTTCGCGATGAAGCAGGCGGCGCTgggcgccggcgtggccgcGCGCAAGAACGGCGCGCCGCtgtcgctggcggcggcggtgttcgcGCTCTTCGTCTTCGCCACGTTCCTGTACAACGAGGACATCAAGTCCATCACCGACTTCCAGTTCACCACCGGCGCCATCCGCGCCAAGGCCCCCGACCTTCACCTCCTgcaggaggccgaggccgccgcgcacgccgccgtcaACACGCTCGCCAAGCGCGGGGAGGAGGTCATCGTGCGCGTGCTCGaggcgcccgccgcggcgggggcgctggcgcggcagggggccgcTAACACCACCGCCGGCGCGATGGCCAATGCCGCGAACGCCGCCAAGGCCAATGCCAACGCGGTGGACGTGGTGCAGGAGAAGGAGCGTGACGTGACGCTCCCGACcgtgacgggcggcggcggcgccgacgaggcgcggcggcgcgcggacgaGGAGGCCGCCGAGAAGGCGTCCTCGGCgaaggccgcggcggccacggcggcgctgcggacGGTGGTGAGCGTGCCGGAGACGTGCGACCTGTACCGCGGCAGCTGGGTGTACGACGAGATGAACGCGCCCGTGTACAAGGAGGGCGGGTGCGAGTTCCTGACGGAGCAGGTGACCTGCATGCGCAACGGCCGCCGCGACGACTCGTACCAGAAGTGGCGCTGGCAGCCGACGGACTGCGACCTCCCGCG GTTCGACGCGCGGTTGCTGCTAGAGCGGCTCCGCAACAAGCGCCTGATGTTCGTGGGCGACTCGCTGAACCGGAACCAGTGGGAGTCGATGGTGTGCCTGGTGCAGTCGGTGATCCCGGCGGGTAAGAAGACGCTGACCAAGTTCGTCAACGGCGGGTCCAGCAACGTGTTCCGCGCGCACGAGTACAACGCGACGGTGGAGTTCTACTGGGCGCCCTTCCTGGTGGAGTCCAACTCCGACAACCCCAAGGTGCACAGCGTCCCCGACCGGGTCATCCAGTGGCACGCCATCGCCAAGCACGCCCGCAACTGGCTCGGCGTCGACTACCTCGTCTTCAACACCTACATCTGGTGGCTCAACACCCTCGACATCAAAGTCCT GAAGGGGTCCTTCGACCAGGGCTCCACCGAGTACGTGGAGGTGGACCGCCCCGTGGCGTACAAGGAGGTGCTCAAGACGTGGGCGAAATGGGTGGACCGGAACATCGACCCCAACAAGACCACCGTCTTCTTCATGGGCATGTCGCCCAACCACATCAC GCCGGAGGCGTGGGGCAACCAGGGCGGGATCAAGTGCGCCATGGAGACGCTGCCGATCACGAACCGGAGCGCGTCGCTGGACGTGGGCACGGACTGGCGCCTCTACGCGGGGGCGCAGGAGGTGCTCCCCACCCTGCGCCGGGTGCCCGTCCACTTCGTCGACATCACCGCGCTCTCCGAGCTCCGCAAGGACGCGCACACCTCCGTGCACACGCTCCGCCAGGGGAAGCTGCTCACCCCGGAGCAGCAGGCCGACCCCAAGACGTACGCCGACTGCATCCACTGGTGCCTCCCGGGCCTGCCCGACACGTGGAACCAGTTCCTCTACGCGCGCATCGCGTCCAGCCCGTGGCCCGCCGATGCCCAGGCCCAGCAGTAG
- the LOC120693339 gene encoding pathogenesis-related protein 1-like → MAEKVARFALALAMVAAAGVLITPCAAQNSPQDFVDLHNAARSDVGVGPVSWDDNVAAFAQSYAAQRAGDCALQHSSGSGYGENIFVGGAGADWSASDAVGLWVAEKQWYDHDSNSCSAPPDQSCGHYTQVVWRDSTTIGCARVVCDNGGVFITCNYNPPGNFEGQSPY, encoded by the coding sequence ATGGCCGAGAAGGTTGCGCGCTTCGCTCTGGCGCTCGCcatggtggcggccgccggcgttCTCATCACGCCGTGCGCGGCGCAGAACTCGCCGCAGGACTTCGTGGACCTGCACAACGCGGCGCGGTCCGACGTCGGCGTCGGCCCGGTGTCGTGGGACGACAATGTGGCCGCCTTCGCGCAGAGCTACGCGGCGCAGCGCGCCGGCGACTGCGCTCTCCAGCACTCCAGCGGCAGCGGCTACGGCGAGAACATCTtcgtgggcggcgccggcgctgacTGGTCGGCGTCGGACGCCGTCGGCCTGTGGGTGGCGGAGAAGCAGTGGTACGACCACGACAGCAACTCCTGCTCGGCGCCGCCGGACCAGTCGTGCGGCCACTACACGCAGGTGGTGTGGCGTGACTCCACCACCATCGGCTGCGCCCGCGTCGTCTGCGACAACGGCGGAGTCTTCATCACCTGCAACTACAACCCGCCGGGCAACTTCGAGGGACAGAGCCCGTACTAG
- the LOC120687544 gene encoding zinc finger MYM-type protein 1-like, with translation MGIGKVSWQMMGLMIAHIFMEDLEHETSSDHVLNMTTWYDLCNNLEKGRGIDKAAQRQLEKEKEHWRKVLFRIVAIVKFLTKHSIAFRGHNSKLYDDSNGNFLSLIEMLAEFDPVIQEHVRRITNEETHVHYLGPRIQNELIHLLASAIKSETIKKIKSAKYCSIILVCTPDASHQEQISLIIRYMDLSSNDVKIEESFMGFLDVNDTTEQGLFDVLVSEVKSLGLDIDDVRGQGYDNGSNMKGKNQEIQKKLLDINPRAFYSACGCHSLNLTLCDMAKACAKDFFGIIQHIYTTFAKSTKKWQILKDNISGLTLKSVSATRCDSRIESVKAIRFQCADIREALLQVSNIDNDPGSSSEAKGLANNELGEFEFIVAIVIWYEVLYAVNFCEQTFAKYREIGFFEALETAKGIALEMVIGTTFRKKRVIKRKEQFDESSDDTNLARQSAKESFRISYFIPIVDQAIASLTRRFEQYQSYQKKFGFLFTFEALKSLDTKSLKSSCQNLEDALTKDGKSDIDASELYVELMFLQDFIPKDNMGPVEVLKFLKRHDCFPNASIAYRVLLTIHVTVASAERSFSKLKLLKSYLHSTMTQERLNDLAMIASLKIIFQKMPKE, from the exons ATGGGCATCGGAAAGGTCAGTTGGCAAATGATGGGTTTAATGATTGCACACATCTTTATGGAAGACTTAGAGCATGAAACAAGTTCTGATCATGTTTTGAATATGACTACCTGGTATGATCTCTGTAATAACTTGGAAAAGGGTAGAGGTATTGATAAGGCTGCTCAACGACAacttgagaaagaaaaagagcacTGGAGAAAAGTTCTCTTTAGAATAGTGGCTATTGTAAAATTTCTAACCAAGCATAGTATAGCATTTCGTGGCCATAATAGCAAACTGTATGATGATAGCAATGGAAATTTCTTGAGTTTGATTGAAATGTTGGCTGAATTTGATCCAGTTATTCAAGAGCATGTTCGTCGTATTACAAATGAAGAAACTCATGTCCATTATCTGGGACCTAGAATTCAGAATGAGTTGATACACCTACTTGCTTCTGCTATTAAGTCTGAAACTATTAAGAAAATAAAGAGTGCAAAGTATTGCTCTATCATTCTTGTTTGTACCCCCGATGCAAGCCACCAAGAACAAATTTCTTTGATCATAAGATATATGGATTTATCTTCAAATGATGTCAAAATTGAAGAATCATTTATGGGATTTTTGGATGTAAATGATACAACTGAGCAAGGTCTTTTTGATGTCCTAGTAAGTGAAGTAAAGAGTCTTGGTCTTGATATAGATGATGTAAGAGGACAAGGCTATGATAATGGGTCAAATATGAAAgggaaaaatcaagaaatacaAAAGAAACTCTTGGATATAAATCCTAGAGCTTTCTATTCTGCTTGTGGTTGCCATAGCCTTAATTTAACACTTTGTGATATGGCCAAGGCTTGTGCTAAAGACTTCTTTGGAATAATCCAACACATCTACACAACTTTTGCTAAGTCAACTAAGAAATGGCAGATTTTGAAGGATAACATATCAGGATTGACTCTCAAGTCAGTGTCAGCTACACGTTGCGATAGTCGTATTGAAAGTGTTAAAGCTATTAGATTTCAATGCGCAGACATTCGAGAGGCTCTACTTCAG GTATCCAATATTGATAATGATCCTGGATCAAGTAGCGAGGCTAAAGGTTTGGCAAATAATGAACTTGGAGAGTTTGAATTTATAGTGGCAATAGTCATTTGGTATGAAGTATTGTATGCTGTTAATTTTTGTGAGCAAACATTTGCAA AGTACAGGGAAATTGGTTTCTTTGAGGCATTAGAGACAGCCAAAGGAATTGCACTTGAGATGGTTATTGGTACAACATTTCGTAAGAAACGAGTAattaaaagaaaagaacaatttGATGAGAGCTCGGATGATACAAATTTGGCTAGACAGTCTGCTAAAGAATCATTTAGAATCAGCTATTTTATTCCTATAGTTGATCAGGCTATTGCCTCACTTACAAGAAGATTTGAACAATATCAAAGTTACCAGAAAAAATTTGGTTTCTTATTTACTTTTGAAGCATTGAAATCATTGGATACTAAGAGCTTGAAATCATCTTGTCAGAATCTTGAGGATGCCCTTACAAAAGATGGAAAATCTGATATTGATGCTAGTGAACTGTATGTGGAGTTGATGTTCCTTCAAGATTTCATTCCTAAAGATAATATGGGGCCAGTTGAAgttctgaaatttttgaagCGACATGATTGCTTTCCAAATGCAAGTATTGCATATAGAGTTTTGTTGACTATTCATGTAACTGTTGCATCAGCGGAACGAAGCTTTTCAAAATTGAAGCTATTAAAGTCCTACTTGCATTCTACAATGACACAAGAAAGGCTCAACGATTTGGCTATGATAGCATCATTGAAGATTATATTTCAAAAAATGCCCAAAGAATGA